From a region of the Candidatus Zixiibacteriota bacterium genome:
- a CDS encoding FHA domain-containing protein: MPEIIVKYEDKVIERIVTEKRRISIGRTNDNDIVLENRGVSRKHALIEFNANAAVIIDNESLNGTFVNNRKISEEVLREKDIITIGKYSLLYNADVQREPDSDASFDGTMVLNTKRQRELLQQDQIDRKIVEKYGGSVLLGVENTEFSEFRIDRDVVTIGKAKFVHVKAKGFWISGIQAKIVKEDNYYTLTNLGKAGKTKVNGEVITNHLLKNGDIVEVGKTIFKFVEGNQ, from the coding sequence ATGCCAGAAATAATCGTCAAGTACGAAGACAAGGTTATCGAGCGGATCGTCACGGAGAAAAGACGTATATCGATCGGTCGTACCAACGACAATGATATCGTGCTCGAAAACCGCGGAGTCTCGCGCAAACACGCTCTGATCGAATTCAACGCCAACGCTGCCGTCATTATTGATAACGAGTCGCTTAACGGCACGTTCGTAAACAACCGTAAAATCTCCGAGGAAGTCCTCCGAGAAAAGGACATCATCACGATCGGAAAATACTCGCTGCTATACAACGCCGATGTCCAGCGCGAGCCCGATAGCGATGCCTCTTTCGACGGTACCATGGTGCTGAATACCAAGCGTCAGCGGGAATTGCTCCAGCAGGATCAGATCGATCGCAAGATCGTTGAGAAGTACGGTGGATCGGTATTGCTGGGGGTAGAAAATACGGAGTTCTCCGAGTTCCGAATCGATCGCGACGTGGTGACGATCGGCAAGGCTAAATTCGTGCATGTGAAGGCCAAGGGATTCTGGATCAGCGGCATCCAGGCTAAAATCGTCAAGGAAGACAACTACTACACCCTGACCAACCTCGGTAAAGCCGGCAAAACAAAAGTTAACGGCGAAGTCATCACCAACCATCTTCTGAAGAACGGTGATATCGTTGAAGTCGGTAAAACCATCTTCAAGTTCGTCGAGGGGAACCAGTGA